In one window of Coregonus clupeaformis isolate EN_2021a unplaced genomic scaffold, ASM2061545v1 scaf4197, whole genome shotgun sequence DNA:
- the LOC121532084 gene encoding LOW QUALITY PROTEIN: tripartite motif-containing protein 16 (The sequence of the model RefSeq protein was modified relative to this genomic sequence to represent the inferred CDS: inserted 3 bases in 2 codons), which produces MAQQGVLLDQDQFCCSVCLDLLKEPVTTACGHSYCRSCIEGCWDKNVLKGVYSCPQCRQTFTPRPTLRKNNMLAEVVEKLKKTGLQAATPPTLCYAGPRDVACDFCTGTRKQKALMSCLACLASYCETHLQPHYEVPAFKKHKLIKATAQLQEKICSHHDKLLEVYCRTDQQCICMLCVMDVHKGHDTVSATAERTEKQKQLGMSQQKVQQRVQXREKELKELKQAVESLKHSAQAAVEDSEKIFTQLIRSIERRCSEVKELIRAQEKAQVSQAEVLLEQLKQEIAELRKTNTELEQLSHXEDHIHFLQNYQSLSSPSVSSDLPSITVRPLKYFGYVNKTVSELREKLEYFLKGEWTKISTTVNVADILPTEPKTREQFLQYSCQLTLNPNTACEELFLTEGKRKVIFTDQAQPYPNHPDRFTNYYQVLCREGLSGCCYWEVEWSGHCVHTAVSYKDISRTRAGHAFGSNDKSWSLGCSSGGYRFIHNNVVTNVSGPWSSRVGVYLDHKAGTLSFYSVSDTMTLLHRVQTTFPQPLYPGFRLYGANDTAELCKLW; this is translated from the exons atggctcagcagggagttctgctggatcaggaccagttctgttgttctgtctgtctggatctactgaaggagccagtcactactgcctgtggacacagttactgtaggagctgtattgagggctgctgggataagaatgttctgaaaggggtctatagctgtccccagtgcagacagaccttcactccaaggcctactctgaggaaaaataacatgttggctgaggtcgttgagaaactgaagaagacaggactccaggctgctacCCCTCCTACTCTGTGTTATGCTGGACCtagagatgtggcgtgtgatttctgcactgggaccagaaagcagaaagccctcatgtcctgtctggcgtGTCTGGCCTcgtactgtgagactcacctccaacctcactacgAAGTTCCTGCCTTTAAGAAGCACAAATTGATCAAAGCCACAGctcaactacaggagaagatctgctctcatcatgacaaactgctggaggtttactgtcgtacAGATCAGCAGTGTATTTGTATGCTGTGTGTGATGGATgtacataaaggccatgatacagtctCAGCtacagcagagaggactgagaaacag AAGCAactggggatgagtcagcagaaggtccagcagagagTCCA AAGAGAGAAGGAGTTGAAGGAGCTCaaacaggctgtggagtctctcaag cactctgcacaggcagcagtggaggacagtgagAAGATCTTTACTcagctgatccgctccattgagagaaggtgCTCTGAAGtaaaggagctgatcagagcccaagagaaggctcaagtgagtcaagcgGAAGTTCTTCTGGAGCAACTGAAGCAGGAGATCGCTGAGCTGAGGAAGACAaacactgagctggagcagctctcac cagaggatcacatccatttcctccag aattatcagtctctctccagtcccaGTGTATCTTCAGACCTACCCAGCATCACTGTCCGTCCTCTTAAGTACTTTGGATATGTGAATAAGACTGTGTCtgagctgagagagaaactagaatacttccttaaaggagaatggaccaagatctcaactacag TGAATGTAGCGGATATTTTGCCtacagagcccaagaccagagaacagttcttacaat attcctgtcagctcaccCTGAACCCAAACACAGCATGTGAAGAACTCTTTCTGACTGAAGGGAAGAGAAAAGTGATCTTTACAGATCAAGCCCAACCATATCCTaaccatccagacagattcaccaactactaccaggttctgtgtagagagggtctgtctggatgctgttactgggaggtggagtggagtgggcaCTGTGTTcatacagcagtctcatataaagacatcagcagaacaaGGGCAGGTCATGCATTTGGATCCAATGACAAGTCTTGGAGTTTAGGGTGCTCTAGTGGTGGTTATCGTTTCATACACAATAATGTTGTGACTAATGTGTCAGGCCCTTGGTCCTCCAGAGTGggagtgtacctggatcacaaggcaggtactctgtccttttacagcgtctctgacacaatgaccctcctccacagagtccagaccacatttcctcagcccctctatcctgggtttcgTCTCTATGGAGCTAATGATACTGCTGAGCTGTGTAAACTGTGGTAG
- the LOC121532079 gene encoding nucleobindin-2 isoform X1, which translates to MYSPNLEEDDMTEMEEERLRMREHVMNEVDTNKDRLVSLDEFLISTNKKEFQEPDSWETLEQAPAYTDEEMKLFEEQLAQEESNLNQKNVDLQKQKEELERQQEQLNAQKAELQQAVEHMQIIKSEKANVAVGVKDGGATVAVPPGGQALPVLPGDSQPLPPGHQQDLPAHS; encoded by the exons ATGTACAGCCCCAATCTAGAAGAGGATGACAtgacagagatggaggaggagagactgcGCATGAGGGAACACGTCATGAATGAG GTGGACACCAACAAGGACAGACTGGTCTCCCTGGATGAGTTCCTGATCTCCACAAACAAGAAAGAGTTCCAAGAGCCAGACAGCTGGGAA actctggagcaGGCCCCAGCGTACACGGACGAGGAGATGAAGTTATTTGAGGAGCAGCTGGCCCAGGAGGAGAGCAACCTCAACCAGAAGAACGTAGATCTGCAGAAACAGAAAGAGGAGCTGGAAAGGCAGCAGGAGCAACTCAATGCCCAGAAAGCCGAACTGCAGCAG GCCGTGGAACACATGCAGATAATAAAATCTGAAAAAGCAAATGTGGCCGTTGGGGTCAAAG ATGGAGGAGCTACAGTAGCAGTGCCCCCTGGTGGTCAAGCGTTGCCAGTACTACCAGGAGACAGCCAACCTCTACCCCCTGGTCACCAGCAAGACTTACCTGCACACTCTTAG
- the LOC121532079 gene encoding nucleobindin-2 isoform X2, with the protein MYSPNLEEDDMTEMEEERLRMREHVMNEVDTNKDRLVSLDEFLISTNKKEFQEPDSWETLEQAPAYTDEEMKLFEEQLAQEESNLNQKNVDLQKQKEELERQQEQLNAQKAELQQAVEHMQIIKSEKANVAVGVKDDVL; encoded by the exons ATGTACAGCCCCAATCTAGAAGAGGATGACAtgacagagatggaggaggagagactgcGCATGAGGGAACACGTCATGAATGAG GTGGACACCAACAAGGACAGACTGGTCTCCCTGGATGAGTTCCTGATCTCCACAAACAAGAAAGAGTTCCAAGAGCCAGACAGCTGGGAA actctggagcaGGCCCCAGCGTACACGGACGAGGAGATGAAGTTATTTGAGGAGCAGCTGGCCCAGGAGGAGAGCAACCTCAACCAGAAGAACGTAGATCTGCAGAAACAGAAAGAGGAGCTGGAAAGGCAGCAGGAGCAACTCAATGCCCAGAAAGCCGAACTGCAGCAG GCCGTGGAACACATGCAGATAATAAAATCTGAAAAAGCAAATGTGGCCGTTGGGGTCAAAG ATGATGTGCTTTAG